TGATCTCGTCGGAGTCTTCGCGTTTCACGCCGCAGTAGAGGACGCGATCCGTTTCCACCGCCACCGCCGGACCGCCGAAACAGGGTCCTATGCAGCCGACGCTCTTGACCAGACACTGCTCTTCCATCCCGCGTTTTTTCACGGAGTCGCGCAGAGCCTGCAAGACCTCATCGCTGCCCGCCGACAGACAGCCCGCCGCCACGCAGACGTGAATGCGGTGCTTCCTCTGAGCGAGTTGTTCCTGAACCCGCTCGCGAACCTCGGTCAAATCTTCAAGAATCATGGTGGACCATCTCCTTGAGCCGCGCGACCAGCTCATCTTGAGTCAGCTTGCCCACGATCTTGTCGTCGAACATGGCCACCAGCGCCAGACCGCACGCGCCGAAGCACCGCACCGCCGAAAGATGCAGCTTGCCGTCGGCGGTGGTCTCTTCGGGACGCACGCCCAGTTCCTGTTCGATTCGTTCGAGGAGTTCGGGCACCCCTTGGATGTAGCAGGCCGATCCGGTGCACACGCTGCACTGATGCTGGCCGGGGGGATTGATCTTGAAATCGTGGTAGAACGTGGCTACGCCGTACACTTTGCTCAG
The genomic region above belongs to bacterium and contains:
- a CDS encoding NAD(P)H-dependent oxidoreductase subunit E, which translates into the protein MILDFRKPLPASADRRWKIVQAEMRRHGYAPTGLIEVLHVVQDTFGYLDRDSLQSIAHSLRLPLSKVYGVATFYHDFKINPPGQHQCSVCTGSACYIQGVPELLERIEQELGVRPEETTADGKLHLSAVRCFGACGLALVAMFDDKIVGKLTQDELVARLKEMVHHDS